The Cygnus olor isolate bCygOlo1 chromosome 2, bCygOlo1.pri.v2, whole genome shotgun sequence genome contains the following window.
CAAGGGCTGGGGACGTACCAGGATGTGCACCAGGACCAGCTCAGCTGGGTTCCGGCACTTCTCGTGGAGCATCTCCTCCACGCAGGGCTCAGAGGGGTCGGGCTCGAACCCACAGCAGTATCGGTCCAGGCGGTCATGAACCTGTGGGAGACATTTGGCGTCCTCAGCTGGGGCAGACAGCTGGCATGGGCAGGTCCTGGGGATTCTCACATGGAGCTCTCCTTgctcagaggaaaataaaatgcttttaaggaTCCTTAGTGGGCACTGAGTGGAAAAGCTGCTTACACCAGTGCATaagagaggggcagggaagcACAAAGAAGCTGAGCTGACTTGCAAAACCCCTTGGGCTTGGAGAAGAGCCTGATAAAGGTGCCAGTGACAAGCTTTTCTGCTGGAGTTCAGACACCACGCTCCATATCTGCACAGACCAAATGGGCCATGCTTGCAGCTGAAACAAAGGCAAGAAGGACACAGTGAGGAAGGCAAAATAACCCCCAGAACACCCCAGAAAACCTAGGTTGCAAAACTtcaaaaagagattttgtttcTCAGGCTGAGCCTTGGTTCACTGGGTGACATTTTATTTGGGCACCTTTCTTATACACCCTGTTTCATCCATCCCTGAGTCCTACACAGCTCTcaataaaaagcagatgaatgGAAGAGAGTTGGTAAGGGAAAAAGCAATCTGTGCTTTACATGGTGCCTGCATGACATTTGAGTTAGTCCACGGTAACTTCTTTTAACTAATCTGTGCTTAATTACTTGCAGGCTCTGCTAAACCCCTGTGCTGTCGAGGCTGCTGAgcatccccctccccaccccaaatccctgcagcagccctgcactgcttggcagctcccagcacatcACCCTGCcttggagggaagaggggagctgattttaaaacaaataaatctctGCCAGGCCCAGCTTCAATAACCCTGCCTTGGTGTATATATAAAACGTACATATTTCAGCTTCCGCAGCTGGATCAGCCATTCGTGCCAGGGAAGCAAGGAAAGCTCACTGGTGGGCAGCCCGGCTGCAGCATGAAGGCTGTTGGGGTTGTTGGTGTCAGAGCTCAGGATGCCTGTGGTCACTGTGGCCAGGAGAACTTTTGGCCCAGGATCCCAGTGAGCCAGCCCAGCTGGTTTCTGCAAAGGCCACCAGGGTATGGAAATCCAGATCCCAAGACGCcgagcaggggaaggagacgCCGTGGTGAGGACGATGTGGTTATGGTGGTGGAGATGAGTCAAGGCTTCCCGAGAACCACTCTGACGTACGCCAACACTGCCGGCAGCGGGAAGCAGCGGGAGTGAGGCTGAAGGGCGCCTGGAGAGAGGCCAGGAGGAAGGAGATGGGGAcagcctgcacagagcagggctctgccctgccctccgTTCCCCCACGAACATCTGAAACCAAGGGAGCTGGTGCCAGACCCAAGGGGGTGTAGAGTGGGGGCTGACGCTGGTGTCCCAGATGGGCCCTGGGACATGGAGCAGCTCCTTGTTGACAccctgagagcagctctgatgCACGGACCAGCTCTCCCTCCCCCTGGCTGTCCCCATGTCACTGACATTCACTTCTCATCAGAGCCCGAGTGGCCCTAATGAACATCGGGCCTTGCTGCTGTAACACAGACAGACGAGCCGCACCTTCTGCCATCTGCGCAGCTCACAACCTGTCACAAGCACCCTTCATTTATGCTCCTCTTCAGGCCCAGCATTGGCTGGGATGGGGACTGCTTCTCCCAGCACTGAGAGCCACTGCTCCCAGCTTCCTGATGGAGAGGAAACCTAGGAAAATTAGGGGTGACTGTCCTCTGGAAGAAGTTGGGCCTGCAAGGACCGCTACATCCTGAAGGATTGAGCCTGCAAAGTCATCTGGGGGTCAAATAGTTGAAATACcagatgcttcttttttttttgtctttctgctggGTGTAAGGAGGGTGTTGTTGATGGGAAAGCATCCATCAGAGAGAGTCTGTGATTGTTGAAGCTCTCAAGTAGGACGTCAAAGAGCCTGACTAACTCTTGCAtcatggaaaagagaagggggctggggagagccaTGTGTAAGGCTCCTGGGCTTGCGTAGCAGCCCCAAAGATGCCTGTGGCCATCACCACAGCGCCTGGATGAAGTCCTTGGCTTCTGCATTCCCCAGCTGTCAGCAAAAAAAGCTCTGAGacacagagagaaagcaaaaaggaaggtGGCCATGTCCTTAAAAGCTTGATCATAGTGTGGGGGATAGGGTGGGGGGCAGGCTTATCCTCACAGCCTTCATTCTGGGGGAGCTGAGCCGATTTCCAGACCAAGCAGGTCCCAGCGAGGATAGGACAACCTCAGAGGGAgacagggatgctgctgcaggggtgCAGCCTGAGTGTGCTGGTGGTTTGGGCTCTTTTTAAGGCACAGGATGAAGCCAATAGCTGCTCCCTTTCAACAGGGCTCTGTGTTTTACCCATGGTAAAGGAGAGGTCTCTCTCTCCTGACACCTCAGGCCTATGGGGCTCAGGTGGACATAGGTTGTAGGGGACAGCCAGCAGCCTGAAACTCTCCTACTTGCAaacactgtgtgtgtgttgtaaGGAGTGAATAATGCAGAAGAAGCcaaattttaaaaccttttagaAGAAGATGATGAAGATCTCAATGCCTGGATCAGGGCTGCACGGGAGGGCTCAAAGTTCATGGCTTCCCACTCTCCTCAGTACATGCTGCTGGATGCTAGAGACATTATTTCATTACTACAGTATCCTGCTGGCTTCATGCCTCTTTATGTGACTTTTCCACATGGGAGGATCCCACTGAGTTATTGAGAAAAAGCCAGCAGATTGCCCCTTGATTTATTACTCCACTGTTTTTGCCCTCTGCAGGAAAGTCTCCTTAAAACTggatgcatttttctcctggaGACTCAGCTTTTCCGTTGCATTCAATGGTATTTTGGCctgggggagggaaagggactGGTTAATCTTCTCATTTGTTTGGCTGTTTcatctaaaatatttccaagcCCAATCATGACTGCGTCTCCTTTGCCAGCCATAGTCTGAGGTTATAAAGATTAATGGCCAAGCTGtgccaaaaaaacagaaagagtaatgagaacacacattttaatagtatttttttcttcctcctttttcttttttaagtatatgtatttatatatataattgtcaTTTCAATTAGTTTCCCCTTGTCTAATAATGAAAGTTGCAGCCCTGAGGTACATAAacaggctttgcttttgttttgttttgttttgttttgttttgttttccggAGAAAcccctttttcctcctcaagGTTACTCCCTAATAAATGATAACTGCCTGTGGTGCTGTGGTAATCCCTTGCAGCAGCAGGTTTTGGTTTTCCAGACAGAAGATCAGACTGTTAaccctgaggaggaggaggaggaaagcactACCACACAGAGGGTAGGGATGATGACTCCCCATGCCAGCAGCATGTCTCTGGAGTGAAGGCATCAAAGCCACAGGGCTGGTACAGGAGATGCTGCCTTCACCCAGGAATGCCCtgccctgagcagctgcagcatccaCATGATGCAGAGCAAGGGAATCCAGGCCGGGATGAAGCTGGACCATGTGAGAGCAGACATCCATCTCCTCTACAAAGCCAGCAATTATGAAACCCAAGCCTccagaaaattaacattttatgaGCAGCatgaaagatatatatatatatatgtatatatatttgtttgtttaaagacaGCCaactttgggggaaaaaaatggactCATGCCTTCTAGTGTTGTGCTGTGATGGGGAGATGAAAGAAAGTTGCCTGATGGCagggacttttatttttttatttttcttttgtcagagGGACCTTGCCTAGGCTTGAAAGTTGAGGAATTCTTGAAATGTTGAGGGCTGAGCAGAAAAATTGAACCTTTTGTATTCACTCTTCTCTTCAGCATCTACAGCAAGAGAAGCTCCATACTCCTCCCACCCCAACCTGCAGCTGAGCTTCACCAGCCTGGAGGCTGGATCGTGGTCCTGAGGCACTTGGCAGTGCCATGGATCACCCACCAGCCTGCAACTTCTTCAACCAGAAAACAGCCACCACCTTTTGAATGGTACAGATGGGGCTTCAGCTCCTCAGGTTTCTCTGATTTTCACCAATGATCCAGCTAAAATGCAAATCTttatggaggggaaaaaaaaaagaaaaagtgctgcTTTCCACTACATTTTTCCCTCTGGTTTGAATTTTGCTTGAGAAATCCCACCATATGGAGCTGAGCTCAGATTTGGGTGCATGCTCCCTGGTTCTCCTTGCTCCTTGACAGGCCATGTTCAGCCAGGGGCTGTGTGCAGCCACGAAGGCAGGGCAGACCCTGGTGTAGGTTTCAGggatgtttttcttgcttttaatcCCACTGGTTGCTTATGCTCACCACAAGCTCATGCGAGTCCTGCATGAGATTCACCACGCAAGATGAGGTAGTGTGGAAGGTGGAGATCACATCGAGATGTGCCATAAGGTGCAAAAGTTACCccagcagcaaaaagcagtaatttttgACTTACGTTTTGTCATTCTCTCCCAGGACAACACAGCCTACACAACTCGCAGAAGAGAAAGAGACGACAGAGGTGTGCACGGGAGGATATAGTGTCCCACCTGGCACAACAGACAGCCTCCCTCACCTCAGCCCTACCTGCAGGAGGAAGTCAAAGAGCGCCAGGCGGCCCCACTCGCCATGCTGGATGCTCTTGCAGGGCATGTCCCCCACCACCGGGGCCCTGCCATGAGTCCGCAGCATCTCCTGGTACTGCAGCCACCCCAGGGCGCAGGAGTTCTGGTCATTGTTGGTGTCCTCCAGGTGCTGGACATCGGGTGCCCACCAGATGACGGGCCGTGTAGCACCGTTGGTGTAGCTGTagggcaggatggggctggagaAGCGGCGGGCCACGGCGGGCAGGCTCCTGTTCAGCCCCAAGACCCTGTCCAGGTGGAAAGCCACCACCTCGTAGAGGTCCCCAGGGCGCTTGATGAGCCCGCAGCGCCCATCCCCACAGTCCCCCCGGGGGCCGGTGGGCTGGGGGTCCCCCTCAGCGTGCAGGCGGACGCGCAGGACCTGCCCGTGGGCTGGCACACGGGTTTTGGAGACCACCTGGCCATAGGCTATCAGCTTCATCTTCTGGATGTCATCATCGGAGAGCCACGGCGGGGACGTCCTGCCAAGACGCAGCCTGTCCCCACGTTGGGGGTCTCCCCGCCAACATGGCCGCTCCACATAAGGCGAAGGGGACGGCATacccagctcccgcagccgccaGCTGTCCCCCTGACGCCTCCTTGTCCCCCGGGCGGGTGGCTTGTCCCCACACAGGGTGGTGGCTGTGTCctgctggggccggggggctggggacagTGATATGGGCGCTGGTGCCATGCGAAGGGACCGGGCCCAGCCGTGGTCCCCGGTTGGTGGTGGGGGCAGGTGGGTGAGcgccagcagggccagggccagcaggacccccagggCCACTAGGGGAGGGTGCTTCAGCCCCGTCCTTCGCCACGGTCGCTGGGCCTGCGGGTCAGAAAGGAGAGAGTCACAAGGGATCCAAGCCCATGGGGAACGTCAACAAAAGGGGCTCGGCTGGGGGACACAAGTGGCCATAGCATGATTTGGGTCAGAAATTAGCCGATGGTACCCCAGGAGCTGGTCAGGGCAAGAGCTGACCCACCGGAGATGCTGTAATGTCTGTAGTGCTGGTGTACAGGACCACCTTATGGCTGAGgaattcttcaaatattttgctttgaaaactcaaggaatgaaaaaaaaaaaaaaagagcttcagCAACGGTATTCCCCCAGACTGACCCTTCCCAGCCACCCTGAGCTCTGTTGCATCAGTCACTGTGAGCTCCTGATGCCCAAGGCCTCCCAGTGTGGGCCTTTGTGTGTGTCGGAGCAGTCACACCACTCAAAATCAGAGTATGCAAGAccagaaatagaaaacattcctcttttatcatgatgtttttttttttttttttttttataaggctGAATGTCCACACTGCCTTTTCTTCTGCCGCAGCCTGCAGTTTGCTGTGCTATtccctgagctctgctgcaTCCACTCACCCAACTGCATCTGTATTTGACTGGGGAGCTGTGAAACTGAATAAACCCTAAAGGAAATCAGGGAACAGAAGGGGGGATACAAGATGAGCTGTGATTTTGAAAGACTACATTTCCACAGCATCCTTAGTGTACTCCACACAGGCCAACACAGAGCAAATAGATGGGTGTGAGCGTTTTCCAGTTGCTAAGAGGTTTTTCTCCTGAACACCTCACTCCAGTGGTTCCTGTCACAGTTGCACACTCAGCCCAAAATCCAGACCTCTGTGCCCTCATGGGAAGGAAGTGCGGTGTGTGCCAAGACCTGgtcctgccagctctgcccattGCTGCACTCAGCGTGGATAAGAGCTTACAAGACCTCATCAGAAGCTGTTGCAGCCTACGTTTAGAAAAGGTACAAGCTTCTGTATCTGAAACCCAAAATGTTCTAATTACCAGCACCAAGAAACTGCTTTTAGATGGGTGCCACCAAGTTTTAGTGCTGTTTGCTGGGGGGGACTTACAAAAACAATATGGGCTGTAAATGCAGCCATGAGCAGACAAAGTGCAAGTCCCTGCACTACTAAGCCAACGTGACTGCTTTGCCCTCAAGGCCTCCCCGGCATCACAGCACTGGTGCTGGTGAAAGACCACCTCACTGGCTGCGACCTGTGTGATGGCCAACATATTTTATAATCTCTTCATAAGGCTTCCAGCCCAGCACCGCTCTCGTGCTTTACAGAGACATTTCCAAGCAATTGGGCGATGAGGCTCAGGACAATGAGCAGGGAACAGGGCCTTGTTCCTCTTCGCtttgcagttatttattttggaagcaCAAGTATATCCACAGCGGACATAGCGGGATAGTATATTGCCAAGGAAGGGATAAGGAATTGTTTGTAAGaggaaaagcttgaaaaagCAAGAGCTCAAAAGCTCTGGGGGTGAGAGCCAGCAGCCAGAGTGACTTCCAGAAGGCAGCTCAcgagaatcacagaatggtttgggttggaagggaccttaaagatcgcCTTGatccaaacccctgccatgggcagggacacctcccaccagaccaggctgcccaaagccccatccagcctggccttgaacaccttcagggatggggcatccacagcttctctgggcagcctgtgccagaagaaatgtttcatcTGCACCTCATCAGCTGATCGAGCACTACCCAAAAACCTATGAGGGCCCAAGTGGGTTTTCCTTCCAGGTCTGCCTCTCAAGGACAGCAGATTTAAAACAGCTTCCAAGAGCTCGTGATGGTGCATTTGGAGTGATTTAGCTTTATAGCTCTCATTTAATTGTTTCTCTCCCAGAAATACAGCATAGTGCAGCAAAatggagctgctgggaggaatGCTTCACTCACACTCGGCTTATGCCAGCCTCCTCCTGTGCAGCTCCAGGTCTGTGTTAGACCCGCATGGCAAAAATAGAGGGGTTTCCCAGAAATCTCACACCCATCTGAGTGTTTTTCAGAGCCCTGCCTAAAACAACCCAAACAACAACACCTCTGCAGCTTTTTGGGTTCCTAAAATCAGACCTTGAGCACCGCTGCCAACATTCATGAACACACTTGGAAACTCTTCCCCTTATTGTAATGGTGCAGAAAGCACTTGTCCAGGCACAGCAGTCGAGACTGGCTTTAATTAGGAAAACTCAAACCCTTGGGGGAGCATGCAAGAGCCATGCGGGGAGCATGGCAAATACAGTGGGAAAACCCCTTTTTAATCCACAGCTGGAGAGCAACACTGGCCACAGGGAGCCAAACGGATGGGAAcaattacaatttatttttttttacgtCAAGGTGGTTTGCAGGGCGAGTGGTTGAAGCATCCTTAGCGCCTGGAACCACTTTGTCCCCTCTGTGGGCAGGCTTGGTTTGGTTACAGCTGAGCCTGAATCCTGCTCCATGAGCCTGGACCAGGGCCACCGCAGACCTTTCCCTGCTCGGCTCAGGGAGCCTGGATTTCACTGCCACATCGACAataataagggaaaaaaagtgcaagtACAGCCTCTATGTTATTTCTGGCAGTCAATATTACAAGCTTAATAGTAATCTAGATGATATAACATTGCAGAAATGGTGCTGTATTTATAAACCCAGGGTAAATCCTTTTCCAAAGAGACTTTCTCCAAGTCTATGCTGTAAAAAATGCTGCACTTTAAGCTATGGCTTCAATTCAGCCTGAAATGAAAACCATACATACCGCTCTGCTTTGCCAGCTTGACAAACTGACAGTACAGCACGTCTTCTCTAGAAATTAGGTACATTTCCCAGCAGGCAAGCTGAAGCAAAACCCataaaaacacttcagagaGGTATGGCCTGTGCCAGGATGCCAAGGAGTAAACAATACATATGCTCACTCGTCAGATGGACATACAGCGCAGCCCGGGCTCCCGAGGGCATGGCCTGGCCACTTGGGGATAACATTTTCTAAGTGTGGGTCAGAGGATTTTATCCTCAACACTTTGTTCCCGGGGCGCTTGAACCTTGGCGGAATTTGAAGCAGAGAAGCCTGTTTTCAATTGCTTTGCAAAGTGCATCAAATTGGCTTTGTCGAGcgtggaagaaaagaaaaacaaacccaaaacttCATTATCCAGGAATGTGAGGAACAGCCCTAAAATTCAAAAAGATGCCATGGAAATACGTGGCCTTTAAAAGTGGGATCcatccctgctctcctctggaACCTGCCAAATAAACACAGAACTGTGTGGACAGCAGGCAACGCAGCCCACCGTGACcgattttaaaaaaaattgcttgaaaAGCCACCGGAAgaccttctcctgctgcctgccaccCCCAGGAGTGTCTCCAAAGCCTTGCACCCACCATGGCTGCCCAGGAGAGCGGGGCTGTGCATCAACTAGAGTCACTGTGCAGCATCACCTCCAGGAGGGGAACAGCCCCGTCCTCTTGTTTTTGGCTGGGAAATGCATGGTTTTAACAACAGGGAGGCTCACAGCAGCCAGGAGACCAAATCTCTTCTCCCCCAGAGCCTGAGCTGAAGGAAGCCCTTCACCAGTCACCCATGATTCGAGCGTTTAAGTGCCTTCCTATATCATCCTGCCCGGGGAAGATATATCGCTCGCCAAACAGGGCTTTACCCAAGACAGCTATTAAATCACAGCTGCCATACTCGAGGGGAGCCTGGCTACCTTCAGACCCCACCAGACACACGAAAGGGGGCCACAGCAATCCTGGGGCGGGAGGGAAGCCAGACCTGCTGCCACGTGGTGCTGGGTCTGTCCCGCAGAGCCAGCAGTACCCTCCGAGCTGGCACGCAGCTCTTCCCACGAGCGTgtccaaaccaaaccagaaaacGACAAAGTTAAATTGCCCGGGATGGGACTTTAAAACTTGTCGTGCTGTGCTACATTTTGGACAGCCTGATGGAGGTGGTCTGCAGCCTGACTGTGAGACAAGTGCTGGGCAGCACCCCAGCGTGGAAGAATAAAATGGTGCTGATAACACCGTTCTCTCCGAGGACTGactttaaaaatttgtttgaaGTCCCCGTGGTGTTTCCCTTGCTCCCgtctccctgccctcctgtcACACCCCAGCCAAGCCGCACACATCAGCTTTCCCATCTGCgtggggaagcagcaggagggccccttccccagcagaaCAGATGTGGCTTTCCCTCGTGCAACATCTGCGCCCCGCGCGCCCGCTCCCTTCCAACAGTGCTGCCTTTGTGCCTCGGGGACTGCGCGGAGGATGCTCTGGAGGagtgcagcagcctgcagaccGCATGCCGGGGTCCTTCGCTGCTAACCTCTCACACGCACAGCCTCTGCACGCCTGGTTTCCTTCTGCTGGAAaacaacatgattttttttccccaccttctTCAGGAATCAGAAGTCCTGCTCCTCAGCGGCTCGCTTCCAGCCGCAGCCAGGGgcacagctgcttttctgctcacACTAGTAATTTCTACAGGATGCCCAAAGCCAGGACAGTGACAGCAGCGAGGAACCCAGGGGTTCCTCTCAAGTCCCCTTCCTCACAATGTCCCCCACCCTAAAGGCTTCTCCCTGTGTATTCCTGAGCTGCTGACCAGCTTTGGCCTTGCATCTCCAGCGGGGTTGTGCTGCTTCAGCTCCTTTCTGCATCGCAGCAGCAAAGAGCAAAGGTGCTGGGAAGTGACATATTTTTTTGCAGCATGTTCTGGGCTACACAGGGatgaatgcatttaaataaaatcaagttttaGTCCCTTCTTGCTCTTGATGAGCTTACCGATCCTGTTGATGAGTGCCTGAAGAACCACTAAAACTCTCTTACACATTTTTGGCACCTGATCCAGTCTTATTCCTTTTATTGGGGGTTACATCTTTCCTGTAGTTGGGTGGGGGGTGGATTTCAACATGcttttttccagtcttcttgAGCTGGTGGACCAGCCCCGGAGCAGAGGCACACGTGCTCAGTGCCCTGCGGAGGCTTTGCAAGACTGGCTCCAGATTCCCTTGGATGCATTTTGGTGGAGGACGGACAAGTCGGCTGGCTCAGTCTCCCCTCTCTTGCTctaagggttttttttcttcctgaagagcAAAGGAACGCATTCGTGGGATTCCACAGCTGCGGCCGGGAGGGGAGGGACAGCGGGGCCATTCATCCCCGGGCtttattgaaaacagaattgttcATACATGCCCATCCTCAGCTTCAGAAAGGTAACCATTTCCCTAGATTTAAACCATTCCTTTAGTTtctatacaggaaaaaataaaaaaataaaaaataaaaataaaaagggaagggaatctgctccctgcctgcctttgCCTCCTGcatcctgcttttccttctcccatccAACCCCACCGGGCGAATGATCAGAGCAAACACCGtagcagccctgctctggaggGGCTTTGCCTTCGGGGAAGGCAAGCAGCCTCAGGGTTACTGAGCCTTTGAAGCAGAAGGGGTAATTATGGCATTTGGCATCTCTGCGAGAGCATTAATAAAGTGCAGTCAGCCCCTCTTATTTATACTGCCTCGTACTGGGAGAGCGGCAGAGTCGGTGGAAATTACTCACCGGCAGATTTTGGAGCCAGAAGCAAGGAGGCATTTCCCTCACGCAGCCTTCCCCCAGCTCGGTGCTGGCATTTGATGTGTTTTcaggggggctggggacacaggggaGCAGCCCAGTGCCACCAGCTGCCCCAAGCCCTGGCCTCGCCGTGCCTTAAAtcccaacccccccaaaaaaaacaatttttgatgCTGGTAGGAAACTGTGCAAGGACATTTCCACGTCCCCATCCTCAGACCTGCCCTTGCAAAGGACAAATGGAAACCCAGGTGAAAAATGACcattctgctccagcagggagaCCACACCAGGCACCTGGCATGCGCTGCAGGCACTTTGAAAGGCTTCATAGTACAGGCTCGTGGGggaaagcagtgctgcaggagaaagCCTGGCACGGGGAGAGCtgccttgcttttttcttcaggggGGAGGAATTATTTCCAGTCCCCAAATGGGTGACCCCCTGTCTTGCCCgtttttcctgctgctgaagtTCATCAATCAGGAAACTCAGAGTAGCCCATGCATATGCTCTGCCGTGAGTCCTGCTGCTCACCAGCACCTCCGGCCCCACAGCATGCACCAGCCCCCTGAGCCACCCCAGCCATGCTCCCAGGACTTAAGGGTGTTTCAGCGACACGGGTGGGTGACACCAGAGCACTGGTTTTGGCAGCAGCACCTCCTGTCTCGCCCAGCATGTGCATCTGCAGCCTCCACCCGACACGCATTTTGCAAGGGCAGCGGAGCAGAGGTGGGTAAGGCACCACTCGCTTcctcagcttttttctttcactgctgtgAGACTAATTTTCACAAAAAACACAATTCCTTGATTGTTAACCATTAGCTTTGCCCATCCCTAGCGTTATGAAGGACAGATCCATGCCGGAGCCTTGCCTGCGTGCTCCAGCCCCACGAGGGATCCCTCTGGACTTGTCCCAAGGAGGATGGAGGCAGCTGGGGGATGGCCTCGCAACGTGTCCCATGGGCCCAGCATCCCTTCCCACCACCAGCTCGAGGAGGAAACCCCCAAAATCATACCATGGCTCCCAGTGCCAGCCGATGTCCTGCTCCTCGCATCCAGGAGAGGCAGCACGCGGTCACCTCCCGGGCTGGGCACCAGCTCCCGGCAGCGCTTCCATTGAAAACCAGAACATTAAAAAccataaaatggaaataattttttttaaatagagagaaaaaaaaaataaaataaatgaaaggttttttaaaaagtccaaTCCACGCGGCTCGTCTCCCCGAGGCGCTGTCACCCGCGTGTCCCTCGGGGCTCGGGGCAGCCTCCGCGTGGGCTCCCCGCTCCCAGCGGGCGGACACCCGGCCAACTTCGGCCGCCAGTTTTCCAACTCCGCAGCAGCCCAGACCCACCTCCCTGAGGCTGGGAAGGGGGGAGCAGGCATTTGAAGAG
Protein-coding sequences here:
- the GASK1A gene encoding Golgi-associated kinase 1A, encoding MVFNVLVFNGSAAGSWCPAREVTACCLSWMRGAGHRLALGAMAQRPWRRTGLKHPPLVALGVLLALALLALTHLPPPPTGDHGWARSLRMAPAPISLSPAPRPQQDTATTLCGDKPPARGTRRRQGDSWRLRELGMPSPSPYVERPCWRGDPQRGDRLRLGRTSPPWLSDDDIQKMKLIAYGQVVSKTRVPAHGQVLRVRLHAEGDPQPTGPRGDCGDGRCGLIKRPGDLYEVVAFHLDRVLGLNRSLPAVARRFSSPILPYSYTNGATRPVIWWAPDVQHLEDTNNDQNSCALGWLQYQEMLRTHGRAPVVGDMPCKSIQHGEWGRLALFDFLLQVHDRLDRYCCGFEPDPSEPCVEEMLHEKCRNPAELVLVHILVRSSAPSRLVFIDNAGRPQQPEAKLNFRLLQGIDSFPETAVAVLRSGCLGRRLLESLYVDRELWDSQGGAAGLRPLLRTLERRGQVLLRYLQEHNLTAVRDMPR